A stretch of the Tautonia marina genome encodes the following:
- a CDS encoding integron integrase has translation MAKLLDQVRKAIRVRHYSIRTEDAYIGWITQFIRFHGTRHPIELGEDEINAFLTHLAVERKVAASTQNQAMAALLFLYQEVLDRPLGEVGEVVRARRPDRLPVVLTREEVKAVLDLLTGEKWLIASLLYGAGLRLLEGLRLRVKDVDFGQNHLVVRDGKGQKDRVTLLPKALADPLRRQIEHALAVHAKDLREGYGRVYLPDALATKYPNADQQPGWQYVFPALKRGIDPRSGVVRRHHLAERAVQHAVSSAVRASGIAKPATCHTFRHSFATHLLESGSDIRTVQELLGHQDVRTTMIYTHVLQTGPLGVRSPIDLLIG, from the coding sequence ATGGCGAAGCTGCTCGATCAGGTCCGCAAGGCGATCCGGGTCCGGCATTACAGCATCAGGACCGAGGACGCGTACATCGGCTGGATCACGCAGTTCATCCGCTTCCACGGCACCAGGCATCCGATCGAACTGGGAGAAGACGAGATCAACGCCTTCCTCACCCACCTGGCCGTCGAGCGGAAGGTGGCGGCCTCGACCCAGAACCAGGCGATGGCGGCCCTGCTGTTCCTGTACCAGGAGGTGCTCGACCGGCCCCTCGGCGAGGTCGGCGAGGTCGTCCGCGCCCGGAGGCCTGATCGCCTCCCCGTCGTCCTGACCCGAGAGGAGGTCAAGGCGGTCCTCGACCTCCTCACCGGCGAGAAATGGCTCATCGCCAGCCTGCTCTATGGCGCCGGGCTCCGCCTGCTGGAGGGCCTCCGCCTGCGGGTCAAGGACGTCGATTTCGGCCAGAACCACCTGGTCGTCCGCGACGGCAAGGGGCAGAAGGACCGCGTCACCCTGCTCCCGAAGGCGCTGGCCGACCCGCTCCGCAGGCAGATCGAGCACGCCCTGGCCGTCCACGCGAAGGACCTCCGCGAGGGCTACGGCCGCGTCTACCTGCCCGATGCCCTGGCCACCAAATACCCCAATGCCGACCAGCAGCCCGGCTGGCAATACGTCTTCCCGGCCCTGAAGCGGGGGATCGACCCGCGCTCCGGCGTCGTCCGCCGCCACCACCTGGCCGAACGGGCCGTCCAGCATGCCGTCTCCTCGGCGGTCCGGGCCTCGGGCATCGCCAAGCCCGCCACCTGCCACACCTTCCGCCACAGCTTCGCCACCCACCTGCTCGAATCCGGCTCCGACATCCGCACCGTCCAGGAACTCCTCGGCCACCAGGACGTCCGCACCACCATGATCTACACCCACGTCCTGCAAACCGGCCCCCTCGGCGTCCGCAGCCCCATCGACCTGCTCATCGGATGA
- a CDS encoding DUF4258 domain-containing protein, with amino-acid sequence MEIRFHYDPDTGLPHMYGHGVTEEEAEFVLRHPGEDRPGRDGSRHALGQTAAGRYLRVIYVPDEDGDGIFVVTAYDIRGKALQAYRRRRRR; translated from the coding sequence ATGGAGATCCGCTTTCACTACGACCCGGACACCGGCCTACCCCACATGTATGGGCACGGTGTGACCGAGGAGGAGGCGGAGTTCGTTCTGCGCCACCCTGGCGAGGATCGTCCCGGCCGTGACGGGTCGCGTCACGCGCTGGGGCAGACCGCTGCGGGGCGCTACCTTCGCGTGATCTACGTACCAGACGAGGACGGAGACGGCATCTTCGTGGTCACGGCCTACGACATCCGAGGCAAGGCGCTGCAGGCCTATCGAAGGAGGAGGAGACGATGA